Proteins co-encoded in one Haloarcula pelagica genomic window:
- a CDS encoding 2-oxoacid:ferredoxin oxidoreductase subunit beta: MSSDVRFTDFKSDKQPTWCPGCGDFGTMNGMMKALAETGNDPDNTFVVAGIGCSGKIGTYMHSYALHGVHGRALPVGIGVKMANPDLEVMVAGGDGDGYSIGAGHFIHAVRRNVDMSYVVMDNRIYGLTKGQASPTSREDFETGTTPEGPKQPPVNPKALALSAGATFIAQSFSSNAQRHAEIVQQAIEHDGFGFVNVYSPCVTFNDVDTYDYFRDSIVDLDETDHDPHDRDQAKDKILESDKEYMGVLYQNEDSVPFEQREGIESSMAEIPDGAPEGAMDLVREFY, from the coding sequence ATGAGCTCAGACGTTCGATTCACAGATTTCAAGTCCGACAAGCAACCGACGTGGTGTCCCGGCTGCGGTGACTTCGGGACGATGAACGGCATGATGAAGGCCCTGGCCGAGACCGGCAACGACCCCGACAACACGTTCGTGGTCGCCGGCATCGGCTGTTCCGGCAAGATCGGGACCTACATGCACAGTTACGCGCTGCACGGCGTCCACGGCCGCGCCCTGCCGGTGGGTATCGGCGTGAAGATGGCCAACCCCGACCTAGAAGTGATGGTCGCCGGCGGCGACGGCGACGGCTACTCCATCGGTGCCGGCCACTTCATCCACGCGGTGCGGCGGAACGTCGACATGAGCTACGTGGTCATGGACAACCGCATCTACGGGCTGACCAAGGGCCAGGCATCGCCGACCTCGCGCGAGGACTTCGAGACGGGGACCACGCCCGAGGGCCCCAAACAGCCCCCGGTCAACCCGAAGGCACTCGCGCTGTCGGCCGGTGCGACCTTCATCGCGCAGTCCTTTAGCTCGAACGCCCAGCGCCACGCCGAGATCGTCCAGCAGGCCATCGAACACGACGGCTTCGGCTTCGTCAACGTCTACTCGCCGTGTGTGACGTTCAACGACGTGGACACGTACGACTACTTCCGGGACTCCATCGTGGACCTAGACGAGACGGACCACGACCCGCACGACCGCGACCAGGCCAAAGACAAGATCCTCGAATCCGACAAGGAGTACATGGGCGTGCTCTACCAGAACGAGGACTCCGTGCCCTTCGAGCAGCGCGAGGGTATCGAGAGCTCGATGGCCGAGATCCCCGACGGCGCTCCCGAGGGCGCGATGGACCTCGTCCGCGAGTTCTACTGA